CTAGGTGCTGGATCTCCTCCCTGTAAGCCGTCTCGTCGTTACCTTCAATCAGGCCTACCactgtggtgtcgtctgcaaactttataatgctgttatgctgtttatgcactttatatgtatatgctgtttgtttgttgtatgttttgttttatgcagTGAactgtatattgcttgtaaggtgaccttgggtgttctgaaaggtgccatgaaataaaatgcattattattattattattattattattattattacctgtaTAAAAGACACTTGGGAGCCAGAAATCTTGCTAATTGATAGGGggtcaaatatttatttcattcattaaaacccaaatcaatttataacttttttgaGCTGCATTTTTTGGATTTCTTTGttgttatttctgtctctcactgttaaaataaacctaccattaaaacatacaaaatcagcaggggaTTAAATAAATTTTCCCCTCACTGTAACTAGCCAGCCAGCCTAGCGAATATAACAGTGCACTTTACAAAGACTGGAGGGTTTTGGTGGTATCCAAATTCTCAGTTGTTGCATCCCATAGTACAGCAGACTGAATGCATATCCATACCAGTCTGAAACTCATGATGAATTGGTCATGCATAAGTATGGAAGCATGGTCATACAATGATATCACATTAATCACAGGCTTCTCGCAGTAACATTAGCACTTGATTATCTAAATTGCCTACAAGAAACTTTCACTGTTTTGAAAAACAATGCGTACAAAGAATACACTGCAGCTGTTTTTTGCTGATTGCACATTCACTGTGACTTGGACAATTGCACCTTACACTCTCAGCAACGACTTTAAAAGAAACATCACTCTTAACCATGTTGTTTACTTTGCACACATTACAAACTGTCACACTGTTTCTGGTATATACTATTGTGCATATTCAATATTGTTGTAAGAATAGTGAGAATGGAATTGTAGCATTGATGAATTCCCCTCCACCCAAAGCTAAACCTCAACCCAGATACAATTTATGAGACACTCCTGTCCAAAAgcaaagtgaacaaaaacaaatgagaaatgCAAAAAGGAAGAGGCATAGAGAAGCTAAACgggaaaggaaagaggaaaaaacgcAACAGATGTTTGCTAATACTGTAAACTTCTGAAAGTAGAAAACTTGgttacagaaatgaaacaattgattatgaattaaataaaattatgattCCAACTGCCATaaatgtttattgtcttttgtgtattgtattttttgtactttttgtattgttttgtaactttttgtctgcattgtcttgtctgtcttgtcctgcactgtttgcaccagattGCACAGTGGCTAAGACCACTTACAattccttagccctgtctttgttttatgtagcaccatgatcctggaaaAATGCtgtctcattttactgtgtactgcaacagctatatatggttgaaatgacaataaaagcttcttgacttgacttgacttgctacTGCAAGATTGCAGAGgaacagctggaagaagattaAGACTAAATGCGATTTATGCGATAATAAGTTTaagataataagataataaaaaaacacaatgtataaatacaaagaagaaaaagagaagaaaaaagacaccacgagtaagtagttacgttaacagacatattgcacacaggtaatattgcatgtttttaaaatttctgttattgcacgtgttgtttaaaatacttggttattgcactttatgtggctaagaccaCTTACAattccttagccctgtctttgttttatgtagcaccatgatcctggaaaAATGCtgtctcattttactgtgtactgcaacagctatatatggttgaaatgacaataaaagcttcttgacttgacttgacttgctacTGCAAGATTGCAGAGgaacagctggaagaagattaAGACTAAATGCGATTTATGCGataataagttttatttatcagaAGTTCAAGAGAGCTTTGAtcgcttttatttacatttatatgtatcCATTTTCtataattgaaatatatatttaaatgttgaatGTGGCTAGAAGAAAATAGAACAAGCTGTTCCATATAATCACAAAATGACATGTAACCAAATGATTTCCTAATATACACTGGGGCCTATCATTCTTACGCAAGAGCATGTGCACTGTCCTGGACAGTGGCAGGTAAATGCAAGGCAAGTGCccagttctaaaaaaaaaaaaaaaatagtatataAAGCGTGTTGTATTGAATAGCGGGTGTTCATTCTACTATAGGCAAGATTATGCTTAGTTATTGTACTACATTTGTATTGCTTAAGTATTGTGCATCAGAGAACAAATGCAGTCTAACACTTtagtgtttctttgtttgttactatctttgcattttaattacttttacttatgctagaattgtttgattatttgaaggagattttatttgtaattttattttattttctttacatatattacatttacttatttgtatTACATTGCTTTAACCTGTTAAAAATCACtgtaaaaactataaaaacaaggccttccattgtgaggaccctgaaaagataagataagaaaagataagataagataagataagataagataagataagataagataagataagagaaCCTTTATTCATATTTCTCAGTTAcagcagcagagagaaagatatatatatataaaatatatatatgcaaatatataaaaaaacacaatgtataaatacaaagaagaaaaagagaagaaaaaagacaccacgagtaagtagttacgttaacagacatattgcacacaggtaatattgcatgtttttaaaatttctgttattgcacgtgttgtttaaaatacttggttattgttattattgcagttaaataGGTATCCActgtgtaattatggtgactggttcactgggaggagctttgattgtaaattctaatagcagcagggagaaatgACCGTttgtatcgctccttcagacacttaggatgtaatagtaagtcactgaaggagctgctcagagatgaaaccgtagagtcgttctccagcaatAATGATGGTTTTGCTACCATcgtcctttctcccacctcctgtacactGTCCAGctgaatccccaggactgagctggccttcctgatcagcttgtccagtctattcctttctgcagtagagatgctgctgcaccagcatacCATGTGGCTGAGGCGACCACCGATTcactccaaaagaccttagtctcctcagcagaaagagtccGTTCTTATAGATTGCCTCAgtattgtctgtccagtccagtttgctgttcagatgaacacccaggtatttgTAAGCATCCACTCTCACAATGTCCTTTCCCTGAATGTTCACTGGTGGTAATAATGAAGTTTGTTTGTGCCTACAGAAATCCACCACCATTTCTTTGGTTTTCCCCACATTTAACTGGAGGCAGCTCCACTGGCACCAGTCCACAAAGTTCTGGATCGGTCCTCTGTACtccctgtcatcatcatctgtgatcAAACTGATGATGGCAGAGTCATCAGAGAACTTCTGCAGCTGACAGTTTGCTGAGCTGAACATGAAGTCTGCAGTCTAGACGATGAAGAGGAACGGGGACAGAACCGTTCCCTGCGGGGCTCCAGTGTTGCAGACAACCATGTCAGACTCACAGTCAAGAGTCCTCACATACTGTGGTCGGTCTCTGAGGTAGTCCAATATCCAGGCAGACAGATGATGGTCCACTCCCATGTTCACCATCTTATCCCTCAGGGGCACAGGTTGGATGGTGTTAAAAACACTAGAGAAGTCAAAAAACATGACTCTCACTGTGCTCCTAGCCTTGACAAGACAAGAAGGTCTAtttctgactccttcatctaaagttCAAACAATAGactaggtagaagaacttgaagaggatcctttgaAGATGCCGAAGCTTCGCAGGACAACCCACTCCAAGTTAAGACCAGTCTTGATTTATACTGTCTGCCGTGATAGCAGCTTACTCGTGCAAAACACAGGACGCACTCCTTAGTGGGTCTGTCGAAGCTTTGTCTAGGCAGGCCAGGAAAATTTGTCACTAAGTGACACGCAGGTCCGTACAATTACTTTAATATGTCTGTCAAGTATTAATAATGTAGTCTATTGTATAGGTTTTTGTAACGTTTagtgaatataaaataatcttataaaataaatctatatggTATAACAGAACATACTATGTATAAATTTTTTTGTCCATATACTGTTTGATTCTTTGCAAACTAGAATTTATCTGCACAAGACTGCAGCTCTAAATgatgtaatttatatttaaacatgtaaCATCATACACTTTTTAGGAACACTGGTCCATTTGCCCATTCTTGCAGTTATCTCCAGCATTTTCTTATATACTTAAACCAGCCCTTCTTGGACCAACAATCACAgcacagttaaagtcacagaaagcacactttcttttattattaattccaATGTGAAAATTACTTGAAGTTCTTGACCTGcatctgaatgattttttttgctgattagATGTCCAGTTGTGCAGAtcttcctaataaagtgaacgGTGAGTGTCTACAAACCAGGAGTCATTTTAATAgctaatgtgtttttattttatttgattagtaAAGAAGCAGGCAAGAAATCTGCTTTCTTAGTCCCGTGTGGAATAATATTCTATGGCAAGgggaattaataaataaaaagatcttGACTTTGCCCCTGCActctttaacaataaaaaagtctttcattcatgtgtattaataatgtttattaatattttgatcATATATATACGTGAGCCTTGCCGATTAACTTATAAGTTTAGTACTAAGACAAATCCGTATGTTAATAAGGCTACAGGTGTTTAGTCATAAACACAAAGCAGAGTCATTAAATTGCTACAGTACAAGGTAATTCATCACATTTATAAATTCCTTCATAAATTCAATCACAGAGTTATATATACATggtatacataaaaaaaaaaatgtataaataaaatgtaaataaaagccaCATGCCCCTAAATGTGGCTAACTCATTTGCTGACATGTACAAATGTTCAGCAGTGGTAAATGCTCATCTTGCAATTCTATATTTATAAGACTGAaactgtaaagtaaaaaaaaacagaagtacaCAGTCACCAGAAATGTAACAGGAAAAACCAAGTaattcaaataatcactctttacacctttggagtttatttttttcctattattCAACTGTCCACTTTATGTGATGAGCTCATGATGGGCTCtgcttcctgttcttggctgacaggaatgAAACCCAATCTAATCTTCAGCTGTAATAGACCGTCACCTGTGTTCAATGTTTTGCGTGTTCTGAAatccttttctgctcaccatagtTTTTAAGAAAAGTATTTAAGTTACTATACAGTATCTTTCTTGTTGGCACAAATCTGACCTTTTTCCTCTGAGCTCTCTCTTTAACAAGGCATTTCCAACAACAGAACTGTCAATCActatatgtatttaaattatGGATACTGCTGTTcttgaaaatcccaggagatcagcagtttctgataTACTCACACCAGCCTATCTAGCATCACCAATCATGTTATGGTCAAAATCAACGAGATCACATTCTGACTGTTGGTGGAAACACTACATGAAGATGCTGGTCCTTGTCTGAATGAATGTATGCACTGCATTGCTGCCACATCATTGATTAGATAAGTTTTGTTTTGCATATGAGCaggtgttgtgaaaaatcctggagccttaagagaatatatttatattattatattatattattattatattatatattattaaccagaagtcagagggtgaataaaagaggcactctttattatagtaactcagcagacaggagaagaaagagtgtaaacaggggactcagggccatagaatagaactgttccagacacgtaatgagctcatgggtgatatgaagtagctggaagcggcgatagctctccatgacatcagcgggcactggccttgggtagggagaaggacgaggatggtgaggcgAGGACCTGATGGGGCGACTAGGATGAGCTGACTGACCTCGAGGCGAAGGGTCTGAGgagagataaggggagttagaggagataaaggaacgggagcttgagataagggtaaacaattccagcctgagcaaggacagactgagatcataacatgaaacatgcgatcaaaacaaagttgaagcttttagcagtttagaggagtcatcaaagaactccattttttacaaatggattttttcacaagcaacattatagtagcaatagcttaacaataGTGATAACAGTATAGCAACaatagtttagcaatagtggcaatataagatgacaaatagataagagctttcttttaacataataacttttgacataaaatcagactcatagagtgagtactgtgaggaggggaaccgataaggaggcgcttggaagcgtatatatagaggagaatttttggggccaaatgtgtatgtgtaaaaaaccgttactttgcaggaccgtcctgagggtttttgtttttgcatgccgatgctcttcatgaagatgctttttcttttgggtttttgggatttcttttgttactttcaaattggcaatttctcttagagaattgttagctgattgaccacaataaagaactttgctcattctcatccaggtctgaggagctttcccattgttttaattcgtattaatgttagtgctatcagtaaattaagtttaagtaacaattatatagtataaaagcattataaagtatatcagtataattcaccctgatatgtgccgacttggagacgggctctaagttccgacacaGGTCTATCTGAGACTTTTCCATTTCAGGATCTTGCCTTGACCTTCACAGTTCCTCTTAACAGCCctgtatgacatgcagtgacaTTTAAGACAGTGGTAATTGCAAACCAGTGTCATATAGCTTCATTTTCAGGTCCTCAGTCAGCATTGTTGCTTATCACATGATTTGAAGAGTCAGAGAATGTACCTACAATTCCTAATGACGATTTTTACTCTGCCTGATGTCTCCTAATGATTCAAATTGGGCATAACATTTTAAGTTCTAAGACTTTATATGAAAGGTGTTCAAAATTTTGTAGACACAATggctattttttcttcttatttttaatatatttgtagAGGATGAGTTTTCTTCTTGATCAAAAATCAACAGAATTTGTTGTGTTCATAATTTACAATCAATTATAAAAGCAATTATCTGTTGTTTCTTCACCTGCCTATATTTTCTGTCTCACTTTTAGTTATTAAGACACAAAATGCAGCATGGAATGTTTAagagaaaccacaaagtctgtcctgaagactgcCCTGTGGTGAAAACAACAAAGTACTGACACCTGACACTTCTTCAATAAGGGTTTCAGTTTACACAAAGCGGCTTtcatttattgtaaatgaaCTCTTGTGCTTTTACTTTCTGTCTGGGCCAAATCTACATGTTTGGAATGAGCCCAGATCTCATGAGGTGGTGAGACCAGTCTAAATGTAGTTTTGTTTGTTGAAAGCAAAACAGACTCACAATGCAAAACAGACTCATAATGCCTCTTTGCTTTTCCCCTGCACTGAAAATACAAAAGATGCTGTTGTGAAGAGTTTAACAACTcatgaaaacataaaatgaaatacaaagaaaataatatactGATACATGCACTTTGAGATCAGTGAAAACAGTCAGGTGACATCAAGTGCCAAATTCATGAAGAATATGAGCCATTCTAGTTATTTGCTACAGTCCAAAGTTGTTAGTGTAAATAGGAATTAGTCTGATTTTCAGGGTTCAAAGTGGTCTCAGATTAATGAGTCATTTCCTATGACTATGGGAACACACCATAGATGATAATATATTTGAACAATTGTTTCACATGCAGTTTATagtctttaaaacaaacaagcaaacagacaaacaaacaaataaataaataaatactttagttaattagttaaaaTCTAATTTGACCTTAATGTTTTACCTTAATGATACATTTACTATGTATATCATGTGACATTTTGAGATCAAGGGAATAGTTTTTTATAAAGCAATAtgatttttgtgtctgtatttctACAACAAATGCTACTGTGAAAACAACCAAATCCCTtgagtttgtttacatttaattaatattttgtgaCACCTGCCCTAGAGAGAAAACCACCACTGTTTTATTTCCTATAACATCTAGCAAGTGTCATTTGAAGAGGAATCTTGGGGCATTATATTCTGATGTGAAAGCCCTTAAAATCACCAACCAGTCAAACAGCCCCATGCATCACTGATCCACCTCCATATTTTACAGTGGAATATCAGGTGTTTTTTCCTTGTGTGGTTAAGCATGCTAATGGTGTATGTGACCGAAATCCTATTTTGGTCTTATCTGACCACAAAgtactgcatttatatacagaggctatatttatacagtatacagaggCTGTATTTACTGAATATACTGCAATTTGTGAAACGTTACCAGGAAGGTCTTGAATACTTAAAAAATGCTCATTGTTCCAGTTTCTGGCAAATTTTCAACTGTTTTAGACACTGTTTTTTCATGACTGTAATTATgctaaattagatttttaaccAACAGACTTGTTTGTTGAAACTTCACTGTTTTTCCCAATAGAAATGGATGATGAGGGGATTTTACATATATGTGATGAGCAGCCTGATATTCACCTCCAGGGAAATTGGTTTATGGTTAAATAGTTATTTCCTGGAGTCtgagaataaaatgtaagtttgcATTAGCTTGCATTTATTCAAAACATCCCTCTGGAAAGTCAATAATTTTGGCTATAGTCACTATTCTTTATCTAATTTTATGATATGATTGTGTTGTGAATTGGTATCATCATATTTGATTTTATAATGTGAGTAAAACTTGATTAATGGTTATTTAGTAATTTATGCTTCATTGTAATTTAATTAGAATTTGttgtaaataatttgttctacaaaataaaataacaatattaaagtaaatgttttaaaacttgCACATGCACAATTATCCCTTTTGAATAACTTCTTGTGAAATTTTGATAGCAAGCAGAATTTCAAAGCactattttttcctgttttctccAGCAGCGTTAAGAGTCCTAGAGTTAAGTACAATATAAAATTTTGTCTCTGTGAAATTCCTCCAAATACAAACAAGTCAAGAGTTCAGAGTGTTCTTTCTCATTGTCTCACTACAATAATAAGTCCTCCATCAAGCTAAAACCCTCACAGAGAGAAATTAGTGTTAGGTTCATCTTGATTATTGAAGAGGCGGGTCTTCAGACAAGGAAGTGACTCTTCTGATCAGACATCAGTTTCAGATGAATGCAGTGACGTCCAGCAGTAATGCAGTCCATCCAGTCCCTAAAAAAAGGCTTTGGCATTGcatttttcttcctttattaTGACTCTGATGTCTAGATCCCCAGTAAGGACAGCATGTTCACCTCGTGTCCTGATCTTTTGTCCTGTAAGTTCTAACaatgaaaattatattttagttcTTGCTATAAAATAGTAGTCAGCATCTCTCTTTAAAagacattataaaatatagaattatttaaagagtcaaacaattaataaaaaaacaaaatatttaattttacattttatcatACAGGGAataaatttttacatttctaataaaaaagaCTTCCTAGCATGACTCTTACCTCttttattatagaaatactGTCTATGGAGTGAGTATTTTCTTGGAtgggaaaaacaaaattaaaatcagTTTTCTATACATATATGAAAAAATTAACATATGTTCATATATTAACATACATTTATGAAcagagaaaatatttaataatcttAGAATCTTTTGTCAAATATTCATTCTAGAATTAATCTTCTTGCATAACTGgttcattatatttacattaacatttgcaTGAATATTTATACTTACAAGTTCAGTTTTTGTACCTCGTTCCTTCTCAGCATTCCAATCTGTTTAAAAAGGACAGTTTTTagaaaaatagttttttaatcAGCATTTTCTTATAATGTAATCTATTTTGTAAGATTAGTTTGAAACACTTACCTGAACATCGGCTAAACTTATGTTTAATTTTGACAAAAATGACTACAACAGCCACAACTGCAATGAAAACTATGATTCCAATTATAAGGGCCActaaattgattttatttccacactCAACATCAGATATCGTTGTTCCTGGTTTAATTTCTTCAAGTCCTAAATCTTCACACCTGTCCAAAAGAATCCAGATATCATTATTCATCATTATTCAACAGGTTTCTAGAGTATATTCTGTGGTATACATTTTGTCAATACATTGCATACATTCTGTGGTATCAGCAGTTTAGTCAAGTAAACACTCACTTTGTATGTAGTTTGCACATTTCAAGTGAGCCATCAGAGTAGGTACCATTTTTACATTCAGCACATTCAGCATCATCATGTGCTGTTCCTGTAAAGAGATGAAATCTGCTGAGAAACAGTACAAAATCCTTTTTGCAACATTTGCAGCCTAGTAATTACAGTAATACCTTGAGATaagagtttaattcgttccgtgaccttgctcgtatctcaaattgctcgtatctcaaagcaattttccccatttaaattaattgaaatcccattaatccgttccagctcgcaaaattccactccagttgttttgtttatgtgttttgaatatgaaaaatgtacagtacctgtatttataaatgacaaatattgtataaaaacatacagtaataaaagagaatgttaaaaaaataaactggttttactttacggaagatgcgcacggaggttgagagaggagtaaacaggcggaggagttaggaggaattacactttcactttcgttcacttactcgcactctttacacttaaatggaactactttacacttaaatggaacttaactaaacttcactaaaattaacgaacttaactgaaattctcttaactgaacttaattgctacaatttctgttttctttacattaattttgcttaattttcttcatcgcttttctcttcacttgtttttgccttttttgtcactctttcctcactaacatctgccggtcgttttaataaaaacctgtcgtttgtcgtgtgcagtggaaaggcggctttaaccgagtgagacgcgggaagctgaggcaggggaaacagagcacacgtggttgttggggatctttgtttcggcggcggcggatcggatgctcgtatctcaaaaatttgctcgtatcgcaaagcaaaaatttggtcgaatcacagctcgtatctcaaaaaattcgtatgtcaaagcactcgtatctcgaggtatcactgtagtTTCATTGTGTGGGAATGATTACAGTACATAGCAGATATATTATACCAACCTTTCTGCTTTATATATTGTCCAGggctacactgtgtgtgttccacAGCCTGTGTACAACTACTCTTCTCATAATTAGTACAGTACAATCCCTCTAGTGGCTCACAAACTGTATCTGAAATTCTTGTGCAGGCTGTTTTTACTTGTAAGCCTTGCCCTGTACAGGTACAGATAACGCATAGATCAATGAATGGAACATTTCGAggacaatattttttattatattaaaagcacatggtaataaacattgttttaatgtgtATGAAAATTGTATAAAATCTGTAAGAATGCAGATTTCCTACAAAGGACAAACATACCAgtatcacacactgcacagctAAAGCATTGTTGAAGACCATTTGGCTCAGAAGT
The genomic region above belongs to Tachysurus vachellii isolate PV-2020 chromosome 11, HZAU_Pvac_v1, whole genome shotgun sequence and contains:
- the LOC132854061 gene encoding tumor necrosis factor receptor superfamily member 14-like, which gives rise to MKCGGETFLDFFSQEKPSTLKMLFSLKHIFIFAAIFLLNIDLCFCACARAEYEINKECCPMCAPGSHVYRHCTEFVSTTCAPCVDSFTSEPNGLQQCFSCAVCDTGQGLQVKTACTRISDTVCEPLEGLYCTNYEKSSCTQAVEHTQCSPGQYIKQKGTAHDDAECAECKNGTYSDGSLEMCKLHTKCEDLGLEEIKPGTTISDVECGNKINLVALIIGIIVFIAVVAVVVIFVKIKHKFSRCSDWNAEKERGTKTELKILTP